A region of Onychomys torridus chromosome 10, mOncTor1.1, whole genome shotgun sequence DNA encodes the following proteins:
- the Lgi2 gene encoding leucine-rich repeat LGI family member 2 yields the protein MALRRGGGALGLLLLSAACLIPPSAQVRRLARCPATCSCTKESIICVGSSWVPRIVPGDISSLSLVNGTFLEIKDRMFSHLPSLQLLLLNSNSFTVIRDDAFAGLFHLEYLFIEGNKIETISRNAFRGLRDLTHLSLANNHIKALPRDVFSDLDSLIELDLRGNKFECDCKAKWLYLWLKTTNSTVSDVLCIGPPEYQGKKLNDVTSFDYECTATDFVVHQTLPYQSVSVDTFNSKNDVYVAIAQPSMENCMVLEWDHIEMNFRSYDNITGQSIVGCKAILIDDQVFVVVAQLFGGSHIYKYDESWTKFVKFQDIEVSRISKPNDIELFEIDDEMFFIIADSSKAGLSTVYKWNSKGFYSYQSLHEWFRDTDAEFVDIDGKSHLILSSRSQVPIILQWNKSSKKFVPHGDIPNMEDVLAVKSFRMQNTLYLSLTRFIGDSRVMRWNSKQFVEVQALPSRGAMTLQPFSFKDNHYLALGSDYTFSQIYQWDKEKQQFKKFKEIYVQAPRSFTAVSTDRRDFFFASSFKGKTKIFEHIIVDLSL from the exons ATGGCGCTGCGGAGAGGCGGCGGGGCgctggggctgctgctgctgagcgCCGCGTGCCTCATCCCGCCGAGCGCGCAGGTGAGGCGGTTGGCGCGCTGCCCCGCCACATGCAGCTGTACCAAGGAGTCCATCATCTGCGTGGGCTCCTCCTGGGTGCCCAGGATCGTGCCTGGCGACATCAGCTCCCT GAGCCTAGTCAATGGAACATTTTTGGAAATCAAGGACCGAATGTTTTCCCATCTGCCTTCCCTGCAGCTGCT ATTGCTGAATTCTAACTCATTCACGGTGATCCGGGATGATGCCTTTGCTGGCCTTTTTCATCTCGAATACCT GTTCATTGaaggaaacaaaatagaaaccattTCAAGAAACGCCTTTCGGGGTCTCCGTGACCTGACTCACCT ttctttggCCAACAACCACATTAAAGCGCTTCCAAGGGACGTCTTCAGTGATCTAGATTCTCTGATTGAACT AGATTTAAGGGGTAATAAATTTGAATGTGACTGTAAAGCCAAATGGTTGTATCTGTGGCTGAAGACGACAAATTCCACTGTGTCTGATGTGCTATGTATCGGTCCACCAGAGTACCAGGGGAAGAAGCTCAATGATGTGACCAGCTTTGATTATGAGTGTACCGCCACAG ATTTCGTCGTTCATCAGACTCTGCCGTACCAGTCAGTGTCAGTCGACACGTTCAACTCCAAGAACGACGTGTACGTGGCCATCGCTCAGCCCAGCATGGAGAACTGCATGGTGTTGGAGTGGGACCACATAGAGATGAATTTCCGGAGTTATGACAATATCACAG GCCAGTCCATTGTGGGCTGCAAGGCCATCCTCATCGACGACCAGGTCTTTGTGGTGGTGGCCCAGCTCTTCGGCGGCTCTCACATTTACAAATATGACGAGAGCTGGACTAAGTTTGTCAAATTCCAAGACATAGAAGTGTCTCGGATTTCCAAGCCCAACGACATCGAGCTATTTGAGATCGATGATGAGATGTTCTTCATCATTGCTGACAGCTCAAAGGCAGGCCTGTCCACGGTTTACAAGTGGAACAGCAAAGGCTTCTACTCCTACCAGTCTCTACATGAGTGGTTCCGGGACACAGATGCAGAGTTTGTTGACATCGACGGGAAGTCACACCTCATCCTGTCTAGCCGCTCCCAGGTCCCCATTATCCTGCAGTGGAACAAAAGCTCGAAGAAGTTCGTGCCCCACGGTGACATCCCCAACATGGAGGATGTGCTGGCTGTGAAGAGCTTCCGGATGCAGAACACCCTCTACCTTTCGCTCACCCGTTTCATCGGGGACTCACGGGTCATGAGATGGAACAGTAAGCAGTTTGTGGAGGTCCAAGCTCTCCCGTCCCGGGGGGCCATGACCTTGCAGCCCTTCTCCTTCAAAGATAACCACTACCTGGCCCTGGGGAGTGACTACACCTTCTCACAGATATACCAGTGGGATAAAGAGAAACAGCagtttaaaaagtttaaagaaatctATGTGCAGGCTCCCAGGTCTTTCACAGCCGTCTCCACCGACAGGAGAGATTTCTTTTTTGCATCCAGTTTCAAAGGGAAAACAAAGATTTTTGAACATATCATTGTTGATTTAAGTTTGTGA